The Caulifigura coniformis genome includes a region encoding these proteins:
- a CDS encoding adenine phosphoribosyltransferase — protein MSAIDLKAHIRSIKDFPKPGIMFRDITPLLAAPAAFRESIRLLADRYRDAGVTAVAAAEARGFIFAAPLAIELDAAFIPVRKPGKLPFDRRAFQYDLEYGSDSLEMHVDAVKTGDRVLLVDDLLATGGTMQACAKLAELAGAHVVGCAFIVELTFLPGRKKLEGYDVFSLMQYHDEN, from the coding sequence ATGTCCGCAATTGATCTCAAGGCCCATATCCGCAGCATCAAGGACTTTCCCAAGCCGGGAATCATGTTCCGCGACATCACGCCGCTCCTGGCGGCGCCCGCTGCGTTCCGGGAGTCGATCCGGCTGCTGGCGGACCGCTATCGAGATGCGGGAGTGACGGCCGTCGCTGCCGCCGAAGCCCGCGGCTTCATCTTCGCCGCTCCGCTCGCGATCGAGCTCGACGCGGCGTTCATTCCGGTTCGCAAACCGGGCAAGCTGCCGTTCGACCGCAGGGCGTTCCAGTACGACCTGGAGTACGGCAGCGATTCGCTGGAAATGCATGTCGACGCCGTCAAAACCGGCGACCGCGTGCTGCTCGTCGACGACCTCCTCGCGACCGGCGGAACGATGCAGGCCTGTGCGAAACTGGCGGAACTCGCCGGGGCTCACGTCGTGGGCTGTGCCTTCATCGTCGAGCTGACGTTCCTTCCCGGCCGGAAAAAACTGGAAGGGTATGACGTGTTCAGCCTGATGCAGTACCACGACGAAAACTGA